One Turneriella parva DSM 21527 genomic region harbors:
- a CDS encoding DUF1566 domain-containing protein, which translates to MRFGNYCIIMMSWATSGCQLETPDALLDRTPPFVLTQFAIEGRTAVISGNSISVDLRWSGVNHRSAIATFSSTGGKVTVDGVSQKSGVTVNDFGTPKNYVAAGFDGVSRTYTVTVQSGYPFADTGQTLCSSGASGDGAMAACPQAVTGQDGDYSDLPRARSFTGPIQHSIFTSDYTTADNVTGLVWKTCSEGLSGATCASGSAGTYTLSPDTATPVCAGLNMANSGAGYAGRKDWQLPSIQELATLIYQTSGPPASDSTYFPGTVSNYYWSATVNAQSSTSGWLVSFQWGYVEPSTKGSPYHVRCVAGTAGAYKLSFLDKGDGTIAEVDTGVVWQKCGMGQNNDAACSGTLSTVNWVGALSYCQGLSLAGRSWRLPNENELRSIVEYSNYTPAIDTTYFPATAAADYWSSTTFGAATNQARGVNFFSGSATPPLKSSNNRVRCVATGP; encoded by the coding sequence ATGCGTTTCGGTAATTATTGTATCATCATGATGTCGTGGGCTACCTCGGGATGCCAACTGGAAACGCCAGATGCGCTTTTAGACAGAACGCCACCATTCGTCTTAACGCAATTTGCTATCGAGGGTAGAACAGCAGTTATCAGTGGCAATTCAATTTCGGTCGATTTGCGTTGGTCAGGAGTAAACCATCGGAGTGCAATCGCGACGTTTTCCAGTACTGGCGGCAAAGTAACTGTTGATGGCGTCTCGCAGAAGAGCGGCGTCACGGTGAACGACTTCGGGACACCTAAGAATTATGTTGCAGCCGGCTTCGATGGTGTTTCGCGCACCTACACGGTGACCGTACAAAGCGGGTATCCGTTTGCCGACACAGGACAGACACTGTGTTCGAGTGGCGCATCAGGTGACGGTGCAATGGCAGCTTGCCCGCAAGCTGTGACGGGTCAAGACGGTGATTATTCTGATCTACCACGAGCCCGCTCTTTCACTGGTCCCATTCAACATTCAATTTTTACGAGCGATTACACGACTGCTGATAATGTCACGGGTCTTGTTTGGAAAACCTGTAGTGAAGGTTTATCGGGCGCAACCTGCGCATCAGGTAGTGCAGGTACATATACGCTTTCACCCGATACGGCTACGCCGGTATGCGCAGGCTTGAATATGGCTAATTCGGGTGCAGGGTATGCTGGCCGCAAAGATTGGCAATTGCCAAGTATTCAGGAGCTAGCCACGCTCATCTATCAGACGAGTGGGCCGCCCGCTAGCGATTCGACTTATTTTCCGGGCACAGTCTCCAACTATTATTGGTCGGCAACCGTAAATGCACAGTCCTCGACCTCAGGCTGGCTTGTTTCCTTTCAATGGGGGTATGTAGAGCCAAGTACTAAAGGTTCACCTTACCACGTGCGATGTGTTGCCGGGACTGCAGGGGCTTATAAGCTTTCATTTTTAGACAAAGGCGACGGCACAATTGCCGAAGTAGACACTGGGGTCGTATGGCAAAAATGTGGCATGGGCCAAAACAACGACGCCGCCTGTAGCGGTACGCTTAGCACAGTAAACTGGGTGGGGGCGTTGTCTTACTGCCAAGGGCTTTCGCTCGCTGGCCGAAGCTGGCGTCTGCCTAATGAGAATGAACTGCGGAGTATCGTAGAGTACTCAAATTACACCCCCGCCATTGACACGACTTACTTCCCAGCAACGGCCGCGGCCGATTATTGGTCTTCGACTACGTTTGGTGCGGCGACAAACCAGGCAAGAGGGGTGAATTTTTTTTCCGGGAGTGCCACCCCTCCACTGAAGAGCTCCAACAATCGCGTTCGCTGCGTAGCGACCGGGCCGTGA
- a CDS encoding autotransporter domain-containing protein, giving the protein MSKNIALIVFGLLTFTPQLFAQSLKKVMILDFKNLDKNPDYTYLEDSITEAVRNDLKAKFDFREMQRGDWHKLAEKNLFLWPEDNYTRSFGLNLGAVARQDIVVGGFYQAIIEKKASKGVRAGSYVIRAHVFVLDIGKRKVVSEFDMVMPADASLFGAVEELAARVVKEAKSVLPNKGELGQEAIEADDISPHEIGILAGISAHSVPDIFSGNFTTDKKLHNKDVPQTIGVYGTYRYHDFLWPRLAIDIAGGAQFGSTNLNVANDSKKVKADATDYSLAAHLGLRIDAWRFSFMPLAGGGFSLASLNLDYSTLSVAPVDSTGKELNSDTINTSAPFAEGGLKLGFRITQRLHLNVQGLYRQHFYIGASVGQVIATGGLTFRL; this is encoded by the coding sequence ATGAGTAAAAACATCGCATTAATTGTCTTCGGGCTATTGACGTTCACGCCGCAACTATTTGCCCAATCCCTCAAAAAAGTAATGATTCTCGACTTCAAAAATCTCGACAAGAACCCTGACTACACCTATCTCGAAGACTCAATCACCGAGGCGGTGCGCAACGACTTAAAGGCGAAGTTCGACTTTCGCGAAATGCAGCGCGGTGACTGGCATAAGCTGGCAGAGAAGAATTTGTTTCTCTGGCCCGAAGACAACTACACGCGCAGTTTCGGCTTGAATCTTGGCGCCGTCGCACGGCAAGATATCGTCGTCGGTGGTTTTTACCAGGCGATTATCGAAAAGAAAGCCAGCAAGGGTGTGCGCGCCGGTAGTTATGTCATTCGCGCACACGTGTTCGTTCTCGACATCGGCAAACGCAAAGTCGTTAGCGAATTCGACATGGTGATGCCCGCCGATGCGTCACTTTTTGGCGCAGTCGAAGAACTTGCGGCGCGGGTGGTCAAAGAGGCAAAGTCTGTACTGCCTAATAAGGGAGAGCTTGGGCAAGAAGCCATCGAGGCTGACGATATCTCGCCGCATGAGATCGGTATTCTCGCCGGCATCTCTGCCCATTCCGTACCCGATATCTTCAGCGGTAATTTCACCACAGATAAAAAACTGCACAATAAAGACGTACCGCAGACTATCGGGGTCTACGGCACTTACCGTTACCACGACTTTCTCTGGCCGCGATTGGCGATCGATATCGCGGGTGGCGCACAGTTCGGTTCAACTAACCTCAACGTCGCGAACGACAGCAAAAAAGTCAAGGCGGATGCAACTGACTATTCGCTCGCCGCACACCTGGGTCTGCGCATCGATGCCTGGCGCTTCAGCTTCATGCCGCTCGCCGGCGGTGGTTTCTCTCTCGCAAGCCTCAATCTCGACTATTCGACGCTCTCTGTAGCACCGGTAGATTCGACCGGTAAAGAACTCAACTCAGACACTATCAATACCAGCGCGCCGTTTGCAGAAGGCGGGCTAAAATTAGGATTTCGAATTACACAGCGCCTGCATCTGAACGTGCAGGGTCTTTACCGACAGCACTTTTATATTGGTGCATCAGTGGGGCAAGTGATCGCGACTGGTGGTTTAACATTCAGATTATGA
- a CDS encoding sensor histidine kinase — MQRDPFLQQIDETLLKSLRYMGFVVIFGFILIGTVDFFFESVFSPQDFIFFRARIVAVEIILTGLAFTRWARHPLAMRFIGAGILSTACFGVSYLTYMTGGASSPYWSMMVLAFFGTTVLLRFSLGEAAIIYFVQWLIYNGVMYFTGTDFSRPEFVTSSVAILLALVVSLVGNWQMRALELNKFRAQQELAVANEELKKSVSELAFKKEQAEVKFLQDKLWFAHDLHDTVGSQLAQMSLLAGKTDTRSTTHLAELAKGTLENVRNFAHVLKGEQRVDDLNSQLWKLEQSFRALGRYQVSYVAEAAPGRVSDLALLHVDRILSEWTANVIRHSGADRVAFGTKTRGDAVRIWFYQDAGGFTWRGRAERGGLRSIAMRAQNIGAEVTVRRRGKGAYFVLTVNTGS; from the coding sequence GTGCAGCGAGATCCGTTTCTTCAGCAGATCGACGAAACCCTGCTCAAAAGCCTGCGTTACATGGGTTTCGTCGTCATCTTTGGTTTTATTCTTATTGGTACCGTTGACTTTTTTTTCGAATCTGTCTTTAGCCCGCAAGATTTTATTTTCTTTCGCGCACGCATCGTTGCCGTTGAAATCATTCTCACCGGCCTCGCATTCACGCGCTGGGCGCGCCATCCGCTGGCGATGCGGTTCATCGGTGCCGGTATTCTTTCGACCGCGTGCTTTGGCGTATCGTATCTGACCTACATGACGGGCGGCGCGAGCAGCCCCTATTGGTCGATGATGGTGCTCGCTTTTTTCGGCACCACGGTGCTGCTGCGTTTCTCTCTGGGTGAAGCTGCGATCATTTATTTCGTGCAGTGGCTGATCTATAACGGCGTCATGTATTTCACGGGCACAGATTTTTCGCGCCCCGAATTCGTCACCAGCAGCGTCGCGATTCTGCTCGCGCTGGTTGTGAGTCTTGTCGGCAATTGGCAGATGCGCGCGCTCGAGCTCAATAAATTCAGGGCACAACAAGAGCTGGCCGTCGCCAACGAAGAGCTGAAAAAAAGCGTCAGCGAACTTGCCTTCAAAAAAGAACAGGCCGAAGTCAAATTCTTACAAGACAAGCTCTGGTTCGCTCATGATCTGCACGACACAGTCGGATCTCAACTTGCGCAGATGAGTTTGCTCGCGGGCAAAACTGACACGCGTTCAACCACGCATCTTGCCGAGCTGGCAAAGGGTACGCTTGAAAACGTGCGCAATTTTGCGCATGTGCTGAAGGGCGAACAGCGCGTCGACGACCTCAATTCACAGCTCTGGAAACTCGAACAAAGTTTTCGCGCACTCGGCCGCTATCAGGTAAGCTATGTTGCCGAAGCAGCCCCGGGTCGCGTCTCTGATCTGGCCCTCTTGCACGTCGACCGCATTTTATCAGAATGGACGGCAAACGTCATTCGCCATTCGGGCGCAGATCGGGTTGCGTTCGGCACCAAGACGCGCGGTGACGCTGTTCGCATCTGGTTTTATCAAGATGCGGGTGGCTTCACCTGGCGCGGCAGGGCAGAGCGCGGTGGTCTTCGCAGCATCGCGATGCGCGCGCAGAATATCGGCGCAGAGGTAACAGTTCGGCGCCGTGGCAAGGGCGCATATTTCGTGCTGACCGTCAATACGGGCTCATGA
- a CDS encoding PIN domain-containing protein: MFRSTEFATVAGIFFVAAGCGFRFVQTRGTWLSPPDPADQHYFEAVFAGLTILPVDSDIISQAIMIRKAHNMKTADAIIAATAMHANCSLLTANTTDFKKVQGLALADMPIALA, from the coding sequence ATATTCCGCTCGACCGAGTTTGCTACAGTTGCGGGAATATTTTTTGTTGCAGCAGGCTGCGGTTTCAGATTTGTCCAGACTAGAGGTACTTGGTTATCACCGCCTGACCCAGCAGATCAGCATTACTTTGAAGCCGTGTTCGCCGGACTAACCATTCTGCCAGTAGATTCGGATATCATTAGCCAGGCAATCATGATTCGCAAAGCCCACAACATGAAAACTGCGGATGCTATTATCGCTGCCACGGCTATGCACGCGAATTGCTCTCTTCTCACCGCGAATACCACCGATTTTAAGAAAGTCCAGGGGCTAGCTTTAGCCGATATGCCAATCGCATTAGCATAG
- a CDS encoding beta strand repeat-containing protein, protein MKARILFIFILAALANCRKPDRPEALIFRDGFAVGNDTTAPLVVSVTGEAGTDQLIVEFNEPVYTNAGGSGNLVIGDFSYQDNNATGATSVTGMFEANGADRIVVLTTNANLIAGDNGDRVVFPANSIFDAAGNALAATDRLIVLTIVPPTLVGAETMDTNRNGRIDHLKLTFNKNLTDATFPNYVNTGTLGGVTTAWLVAGFTNVRIDPTIAADVDNDNIIYLTWDEAVTANTALTPDLTTTASPALQATNGAVVNQIQSATVTETDAAPPVLIDATEKAGERDLVLAFSEPVYANNNATGSLTLGDFTYTNSNPGGATAFSAITDADGSNSNITIQMDTLYVLGDGNTDRIAVNNNEVYDAVGLVAVNCQTGTGCNGTYVTTRITNGDAPTLQTAETMDIDGNGKIDHYKLTFDVPVNDSTFPGYVSANGLGTVTTAWVIGTRTNLRIDTRDALPPTGPGDTVANDNVIYLAFDENAAACSGNDISGCDTGATPNLSTTASPGLNDFDPTVIAQIVSFTATDKAPPKLITLKGHGNATSLIAYFSEAVFTNTGGSGNLTAADFTYQNDNAGGATAIAGLSEANGADGKVTLTTTGSFALADDNTDDLVAVMNAIYDAGDNALVATAAVRVVPLLLSAETMDINSDGTIDHYKLTFSMAVDDSTFPGYAGNNTLGAATTEWLVANQGNVRLDTRDAVPPNGPGDTGDNDSVIFIAFDGFNHTGQMPDITTTLTPGLTPLGATPLIAPIGSIDISEQDKSDPVIISAVAPMGGLNLTVVFSERVYTNAGSGDTMQLNDFIYANVSGNGANSVIGLSEADGTDHKIVLTLNSVFTSTDGNADTISTNSGEVFDLAGNASTSVSKVLSTARYIVDNTVNAIATDGATIYLGGDFREIGPYTGGGVFVGATSSVQQNITPDFVKGTVHASAPDGNGGYFIGGFFSQVGGQPRSNIARINADGTLHAWNPGCGLVKAMALSGANLYVGGSFTTCAGQTRNSLAAIDITTGIATAWNPNANGAVETLEISGSTIYAGGSFTMVAGQTRNRLASIDAGTGVAGSWDPNISGVVETIVVRGPIIYAGGSFSTVGGQVRNRIAAIDLISGSPTSWNPNASSTVHAIAVSGSTIFAGGNFTTIGGQTRSRLAAIDATTGLANSWNPNAIGSVFRILLAGNTVFTGGNFSTIGGQTRKNLAALDSATGLVMAWDPKVGKGSVYTLGMSGTTIYVGGDFESVGVQVRDRLAAIQYATGVATAWNPSANNTVEAITLSGANVFVGGNFTNVGGATRNFLAAIDNTTGSATSWNANADGRAQNFAIYGTNLYVSGTFANIGGQARSRLAALDIATGTATSWAPSPDGAVSSLAISGSTIYVGGIFTTIDGQARNRLAAIDATSGTVTAWHPDVNASVSAIAISGSDIYVGGSFTTIGGQTRNRIGAIDATTGSVTAWNPNVAGGTNIFALSLSGSTLYVGGNITNIGGQNRNGAAALSLVNGLATAWNPNIGSSVYAISVVGSSIYFGGDFTTIGTTGFSYFAGIDATTGSVLEY, encoded by the coding sequence ATGAAAGCACGAATTCTTTTCATCTTTATTCTGGCGGCTCTCGCGAATTGCCGCAAACCCGACCGCCCAGAGGCGCTCATCTTTCGTGACGGCTTTGCTGTGGGCAATGACACGACGGCGCCGCTTGTCGTTTCTGTCACAGGCGAGGCCGGCACCGACCAACTGATCGTTGAATTTAACGAACCGGTCTACACTAACGCTGGGGGCAGCGGCAATCTTGTCATCGGTGATTTCAGCTATCAGGATAACAACGCCACCGGCGCTACCAGTGTCACGGGAATGTTCGAGGCCAATGGCGCCGACAGAATTGTCGTTCTTACAACCAACGCAAACCTCATTGCCGGCGACAACGGCGACCGGGTTGTTTTTCCCGCGAATTCAATTTTCGACGCTGCCGGCAACGCGCTCGCGGCGACGGACAGGCTAATTGTACTAACCATCGTGCCCCCGACGCTCGTCGGCGCCGAAACCATGGACACAAACCGCAACGGCAGAATCGATCATCTGAAATTGACTTTCAACAAGAACCTGACCGATGCCACCTTCCCCAACTACGTCAACACGGGTACACTCGGGGGTGTCACCACCGCGTGGCTTGTGGCTGGCTTTACCAATGTACGCATCGACCCAACGATCGCCGCCGATGTCGATAATGACAATATCATCTACCTGACATGGGACGAAGCCGTCACAGCCAACACGGCGCTGACGCCAGACCTGACAACGACGGCCTCACCCGCGCTGCAGGCAACGAATGGCGCAGTCGTTAACCAAATTCAATCAGCTACCGTGACAGAGACCGATGCTGCACCCCCGGTGCTGATTGATGCCACCGAAAAAGCGGGTGAGCGCGATCTCGTTTTGGCATTCTCAGAACCCGTGTATGCGAACAATAATGCCACGGGCAGTTTGACTCTCGGCGACTTTACGTACACGAACAGCAACCCCGGCGGCGCCACTGCGTTTTCAGCGATCACCGATGCAGATGGCTCAAATAGCAATATCACGATTCAAATGGATACACTCTATGTTCTGGGTGACGGCAATACTGATCGTATCGCCGTGAACAACAACGAAGTTTATGACGCTGTCGGCCTTGTCGCCGTGAATTGTCAGACCGGCACAGGCTGTAACGGCACCTATGTTACGACACGCATCACCAACGGCGACGCCCCTACCCTGCAAACAGCAGAGACGATGGATATTGACGGTAACGGCAAAATTGACCATTACAAGCTAACGTTCGATGTACCTGTGAACGATTCGACGTTTCCCGGTTATGTGAGCGCCAACGGGTTAGGTACCGTCACCACAGCATGGGTCATCGGCACCCGCACGAACCTACGCATCGACACTCGCGACGCGCTGCCCCCAACCGGCCCCGGCGATACCGTTGCCAACGACAACGTCATCTATTTGGCCTTCGACGAAAACGCCGCCGCCTGCTCGGGCAACGACATATCTGGTTGCGATACCGGAGCCACACCCAACCTCAGCACAACCGCATCACCCGGGCTTAACGATTTTGACCCAACCGTCATAGCACAAATTGTCAGCTTTACAGCGACCGACAAGGCGCCACCGAAACTAATCACACTGAAAGGCCACGGCAATGCCACCTCGCTCATCGCCTATTTCTCTGAGGCCGTTTTCACCAACACCGGTGGCTCGGGCAACCTCACGGCCGCAGATTTCACTTACCAGAATGACAATGCAGGTGGCGCCACAGCAATTGCGGGCTTGAGCGAAGCCAACGGCGCTGATGGCAAGGTGACGCTGACAACGACGGGCAGTTTTGCATTGGCCGATGACAACACTGATGATCTGGTCGCGGTGATGAATGCAATCTATGATGCGGGTGATAATGCCCTCGTCGCAACGGCTGCGGTGAGGGTTGTGCCCCTGCTCTTGAGTGCTGAGACGATGGATATTAATAGTGATGGTACGATAGATCACTATAAGCTGACGTTTTCAATGGCTGTCGATGACTCAACATTTCCGGGGTATGCCGGCAATAATACTTTGGGCGCCGCTACGACGGAGTGGCTTGTAGCAAATCAAGGTAATGTGAGACTCGATACGCGAGACGCTGTGCCACCAAATGGTCCAGGTGATACTGGGGATAACGATAGTGTGATTTTTATTGCCTTTGATGGTTTTAATCACACAGGTCAGATGCCGGATATTACCACCACGCTAACACCGGGGTTAACACCCTTGGGTGCAACGCCCCTGATTGCGCCAATCGGCAGCATCGATATCTCAGAGCAGGATAAATCCGACCCAGTAATTATTTCTGCCGTGGCGCCAATGGGCGGCCTTAACCTGACGGTGGTTTTTTCAGAAAGAGTATACACCAATGCGGGTAGTGGGGATACTATGCAGCTAAATGATTTTATCTATGCAAATGTTAGCGGCAACGGCGCCAATTCCGTTATTGGTTTAAGTGAAGCTGATGGAACAGATCACAAAATCGTCCTGACGCTCAACTCTGTCTTTACATCAACAGATGGAAATGCCGATACAATCAGTACGAACAGCGGCGAAGTTTTTGACCTTGCCGGAAATGCTTCGACCAGCGTAAGCAAGGTACTTTCGACGGCGAGATATATCGTCGACAATACGGTGAATGCTATAGCGACGGATGGTGCGACGATTTATCTCGGTGGTGATTTCAGAGAAATCGGGCCGTATACGGGAGGTGGTGTTTTCGTCGGGGCTACGAGTAGTGTGCAACAGAATATTACCCCCGATTTTGTAAAAGGCACAGTACATGCTTCGGCGCCCGATGGTAACGGTGGTTACTTTATTGGCGGTTTCTTTTCCCAAGTGGGGGGGCAACCACGGAGCAATATCGCCCGTATTAACGCCGATGGCACGTTACATGCTTGGAATCCTGGATGCGGACTCGTTAAAGCAATGGCTCTATCAGGTGCTAATTTGTATGTTGGTGGCAGTTTTACGACCTGCGCAGGACAAACGCGAAATTCTCTCGCCGCCATCGATATAACAACAGGAATAGCGACCGCTTGGAATCCAAATGCAAACGGGGCTGTCGAGACGCTGGAGATATCTGGCTCGACAATTTACGCCGGAGGCAGTTTTACGATGGTCGCAGGGCAAACGCGAAACCGCTTGGCCTCGATCGATGCAGGGACCGGAGTCGCCGGCTCATGGGACCCGAACATCAGTGGTGTTGTTGAAACTATCGTTGTTAGGGGGCCCATTATCTATGCAGGCGGCTCTTTTAGCACGGTGGGTGGCCAAGTACGCAATCGGATCGCAGCCATTGACTTGATATCAGGTTCGCCAACCTCTTGGAACCCCAATGCGAGCAGTACGGTTCATGCCATTGCTGTCTCAGGCTCGACGATCTTCGCGGGTGGAAATTTTACGACCATTGGCGGGCAGACACGCAGCCGATTAGCGGCAATTGATGCCACAACTGGCTTGGCAAACTCTTGGAATCCAAACGCAATAGGCAGCGTATTCAGAATTTTGTTGGCTGGAAATACTGTATTCACAGGTGGCAACTTTTCGACCATAGGTGGTCAGACCCGAAAAAATTTAGCTGCGCTAGACAGTGCAACGGGACTGGTAATGGCATGGGATCCAAAAGTTGGGAAGGGCTCTGTCTATACGCTTGGTATGTCGGGCACAACTATTTACGTCGGTGGGGATTTTGAGAGTGTTGGCGTGCAAGTTCGCGATAGACTTGCGGCCATTCAATACGCTACAGGTGTCGCCACTGCATGGAATCCGAGCGCAAATAATACAGTAGAAGCCATAACATTGTCTGGCGCGAATGTATTCGTTGGCGGCAACTTCACAAATGTCGGCGGAGCGACGCGAAACTTCCTCGCTGCCATAGATAACACAACTGGTAGCGCAACGAGCTGGAACGCAAATGCTGACGGTAGAGCTCAAAATTTCGCGATTTATGGCACGAATCTTTATGTTTCTGGCACTTTTGCCAATATTGGTGGCCAGGCGCGATCAAGACTCGCTGCACTCGACATTGCGACCGGTACTGCAACATCATGGGCTCCAAGTCCTGATGGTGCTGTTTCTTCTTTGGCGATATCTGGGTCTACGATCTACGTGGGCGGCATATTTACAACCATTGACGGACAAGCCCGAAATCGACTGGCTGCCATTGATGCAACCTCTGGTACCGTGACAGCTTGGCACCCGGATGTAAATGCCTCGGTATCAGCCATTGCGATATCTGGTTCGGACATTTATGTGGGCGGCAGCTTTACGACTATTGGCGGGCAAACTCGAAATAGAATTGGCGCGATCGACGCAACAACTGGCAGCGTAACAGCTTGGAACCCAAATGTTGCTGGCGGAACCAATATCTTTGCTCTGTCACTATCTGGATCAACCCTATATGTCGGCGGCAATATCACTAATATCGGAGGGCAAAATCGAAACGGGGCCGCAGCATTGAGCCTTGTGAATGGTTTAGCAACGGCATGGAATCCAAATATAGGTAGCAGTGTTTACGCAATTAGCGTAGTCGGTTCGAGTATCTATTTCGGGGGTGATTTTACAACTATCGGCACAACAGGTTTTAGCTACTTCGCCGGCATCGACGCGACAACAGGAAGTGTGCTGGAATACTAA
- a CDS encoding DUF1566 domain-containing protein → MGNSITAPLQQIFMTTTRNVVFPVSDTGQTTCYDDTTAQACPVATHPGQDADYADTPNSRSFTGPTQNATFNTDYTTTDNSTGLIWKTCTEGLTGATCTGGSATSFTSWFNTVNPCSTLNAANGGVGYAQINTWRLPTSREAATLKNYELANPTLEAIPFPATIAGQYRSATTSLASLNFAGHYYFNAAAIAASNMGNPGYVRCVASGASNPVRNFSDNTDGTVTDVNANLRWQKCTRGQNNDASCTGAATASTWQLALQYCDGLTLGDTGFANRANWRLPNVKELESLIDRSVNSPAISTAFFPATLSNYYWTSSTVAGTPTNAWRIRGDIDNSVKTSAHYARCVATGP, encoded by the coding sequence GTGGGTAACAGCATCACGGCACCGTTGCAGCAAATTTTCATGACTACCACGCGCAATGTTGTATTTCCGGTTTCAGATACCGGGCAGACAACTTGTTACGATGACACGACCGCGCAGGCGTGCCCGGTGGCAACCCATCCTGGTCAGGACGCAGACTACGCCGACACACCGAATTCCAGGTCTTTCACCGGTCCGACACAGAACGCAACGTTCAACACAGATTATACGACCACTGATAATTCAACCGGTTTGATCTGGAAAACTTGCACAGAAGGCTTGACTGGCGCGACATGCACTGGCGGCAGCGCTACCAGTTTCACATCATGGTTCAATACGGTAAATCCCTGTAGCACACTCAATGCGGCGAATGGAGGGGTGGGTTACGCTCAGATTAATACATGGCGCTTACCGACTTCACGTGAAGCTGCAACACTGAAGAATTATGAGCTCGCAAACCCTACGCTTGAAGCGATTCCTTTTCCTGCTACAATTGCAGGGCAGTACAGGTCTGCAACGACTAGCCTGGCGAGCCTGAATTTTGCCGGCCATTATTACTTTAATGCCGCGGCAATTGCCGCGTCGAACATGGGAAACCCCGGTTATGTGCGATGTGTCGCGTCTGGCGCGTCAAACCCGGTGCGCAATTTCAGTGATAATACGGACGGCACGGTCACTGATGTTAACGCTAACCTGCGATGGCAAAAGTGTACGCGAGGTCAGAACAACGACGCCAGCTGCACGGGTGCTGCAACAGCTTCAACCTGGCAACTGGCGCTACAGTATTGCGATGGGCTGACGTTGGGTGATACGGGATTTGCCAATCGAGCCAATTGGCGTTTACCAAATGTGAAAGAACTCGAAAGCCTTATAGACAGATCGGTTAACAGCCCGGCTATCTCTACGGCGTTCTTTCCTGCTACGCTCAGTAATTATTATTGGACTTCATCAACGGTGGCAGGGACGCCTACCAATGCATGGCGGATACGCGGGGATATTGACAACAGCGTTAAGACCTCCGCTCATTATGCCCGGTGCGTTGCCACAGGGCCATGA